One Halocalculus aciditolerans DNA segment encodes these proteins:
- a CDS encoding GIY-YIG nuclease family protein, whose amino-acid sequence MTLDDFGGSSTDLRDAVDEFIEKDPQEHARSVVYGIYDTESGECLYVGEAKWLVSRLNDHYNTRTGSQIKAFVENDDSIDIDATDVWERTAVKYVDGIEDGKAGRMRVESALIDELNPRYNTR is encoded by the coding sequence ATGACGTTGGACGACTTCGGCGGGTCGAGCACGGACCTCCGAGATGCCGTCGACGAATTCATCGAGAAAGACCCACAGGAGCACGCCCGAAGCGTCGTCTACGGAATCTACGACACGGAATCCGGTGAGTGTCTCTACGTCGGCGAGGCGAAGTGGCTGGTCAGCCGCCTCAACGACCACTACAACACGCGGACGGGGAGCCAAATTAAGGCGTTCGTCGAAAACGACGACAGCATCGACATCGACGCCACCGACGTCTGGGAGCGAACCGCCGTGAAGTACGTCGACGGTATCGAGGACGGGAAAGCCGGCCGGATGCGCGTCGAATCCGCGCTCATCGACGAACTTAACCCACGATACAACACGCGATAA